From Deferrisoma camini S3R1, the proteins below share one genomic window:
- a CDS encoding ATP synthase subunit I produces the protein METPPETPDAPLGDAGDDAGEVISIRRIQVFNLVLTAVGTLVGLWLSRRFALGVLLGGLVMAANFKVMAAVLRSVFLKGSTSPVNVGLYWVKFAGLMLLVGVLVVKFRVDAIGLLCGLGAIFIAITMEAVLRLIGW, from the coding sequence ATGGAAACGCCCCCTGAGACCCCGGACGCGCCGTTGGGGGACGCCGGGGACGACGCCGGCGAGGTCATCAGCATCCGGCGGATCCAGGTGTTCAACCTGGTCCTGACCGCGGTGGGTACCCTGGTGGGGCTGTGGCTGTCGCGGCGGTTCGCCCTGGGGGTGCTGCTTGGGGGGCTGGTGATGGCCGCAAACTTCAAGGTGATGGCGGCCGTGCTGCGATCGGTGTTCCTCAAGGGGTCCACGAGCCCGGTGAACGTGGGCCTGTACTGGGTCAAGTTCGCGGGGTTGATGCTCCTGGTGGGGGTGTTGGTCGTGAAGTTCCGGGTGGACGCCATCGGCCTGCTATGCGGGCTCGGCGCCATCTTCATCGCCATCACGATGGAGGCGGTGCTGCGGCTGATCGGGTGGTGA
- a CDS encoding 4Fe-4S dicluster domain-containing protein: MKTVVVHPQRCVGCMQCQTACAVAHSRTQTLYGAVFEEPRPAPRIHVGPGPGNLAFPNKCRHCDPAPCMQACMPAALRRDLPTGAVVVDPSRCINCGMCAMACPFGVIRYRADHRAPDRTVAVKCDNCVERQKEGRVPACVETCLVGALEFGDPNEILRDESRRLAREISLGIRQTPAAVPRQPEAVGLWRALGDAAEAVGPGG; this comes from the coding sequence ATGAAGACCGTGGTGGTGCATCCGCAACGGTGCGTGGGGTGCATGCAATGCCAGACCGCCTGCGCCGTGGCCCACTCCCGCACCCAGACCTTGTACGGGGCCGTGTTCGAGGAACCCCGGCCGGCGCCCCGGATCCACGTGGGGCCGGGGCCTGGGAACTTGGCGTTCCCCAACAAATGCCGGCACTGCGATCCGGCGCCGTGCATGCAGGCGTGCATGCCGGCCGCCCTGCGCCGGGACCTGCCCACCGGCGCGGTGGTGGTGGACCCCTCGCGGTGCATCAACTGCGGCATGTGCGCCATGGCGTGCCCGTTCGGGGTGATCCGGTACCGGGCCGATCACCGCGCCCCGGACCGTACCGTGGCGGTCAAGTGCGACAACTGCGTGGAGCGCCAGAAGGAGGGCCGGGTCCCGGCCTGCGTCGAGACCTGCCTGGTGGGGGCCCTGGAGTTCGGGGACCCCAACGAGATCCTGCGGGACGAGTCGCGCCGGCTGGCCCGGGAGATCAGTCTGGGCATCCGCCAGACCCCGGCCGCGGTCCCCCGCCAGCCGGAGGCCGTCGGCCTGTGGCGGGCCCTGGGGGACGCTGCCGAGGCCGTGGGCCCGGGGGGCTGA
- a CDS encoding P-II family nitrogen regulator: MQLLILVLNREEKLEEVLTFFLEEGVSGATILESEGMGRFLTQEVPIFAGFRDLFAPARPFNRTILSVVPDHMVDHLAEGLGKILGGWENRGQGVLFTVPVGRTWGVPTE, encoded by the coding sequence ATGCAGCTTCTCATCCTGGTTCTCAACCGCGAAGAAAAGCTCGAAGAGGTCCTCACGTTCTTCCTGGAGGAGGGCGTCAGCGGCGCCACCATCCTGGAGAGCGAGGGGATGGGGCGCTTCCTTACCCAGGAGGTCCCCATCTTCGCCGGGTTCCGGGACCTGTTCGCGCCGGCCCGGCCGTTCAACCGCACGATCCTCTCGGTGGTGCCCGACCACATGGTGGACCACCTGGCCGAGGGGCTGGGCAAGATCCTGGGCGGATGGGAGAACCGGGGGCAGGGCGTGCTGTTCACCGTGCCCGTGGGACGCACCTGGGGGGTGCCGACCGAATGA
- the hemL gene encoding glutamate-1-semialdehyde 2,1-aminomutase, giving the protein MRHDRSLELFETAQSFIPGGVNSPVRAFRAVGGKPVFIARAEGARLYDVDGNAYIDYVGSWGPMILGHNHPEVREALEKALADGTSFGAPTALEVEMAELVCEIVPSVEMVRMVNSGTEATMSAIRLARGYTGRDKIVKCEGCYHGHGDSLLVKAGSGATTFGVPTSPGVPADFAKHTLTIPYNDLEALERVVRDNPDQIACLIVEPVPGNMGCIPPAPGYLEGLREITAREGIVLIFDEVMSGFRVALGGAQQRFGVTPDLTTLGKIIGGGLPVGAYGGRREIMEKVAPVGPVYQAGTLSGNPLAMTAGLTTLRLLRRPGVYEALEEKSARLCDGMAEVFSRRGVPAFHTRVGSMFTTFFQKGPVRDYASALQSDTEAFGRFFRGMLERGVNLAPSQFEAGFMSLAHTDDDIARTVEAADEVLAGF; this is encoded by the coding sequence ATGCGCCACGACCGTTCCCTCGAACTGTTCGAAACGGCCCAGTCGTTCATTCCCGGAGGCGTGAACAGCCCCGTGCGGGCGTTTCGGGCCGTGGGCGGAAAGCCGGTGTTCATCGCCCGGGCCGAAGGGGCCCGCCTGTACGACGTGGACGGCAACGCCTACATCGACTACGTGGGGTCCTGGGGGCCGATGATCCTGGGCCACAACCATCCCGAGGTCCGCGAGGCGCTGGAGAAGGCGCTGGCGGACGGCACCTCCTTCGGCGCCCCCACCGCCCTGGAGGTGGAGATGGCCGAGCTGGTGTGCGAGATCGTGCCCAGCGTGGAGATGGTGCGCATGGTGAACTCGGGCACCGAAGCGACCATGAGCGCCATCCGGCTCGCCCGCGGGTACACCGGCCGGGACAAGATCGTGAAGTGCGAGGGGTGCTACCATGGCCACGGCGACTCGCTGCTGGTGAAGGCCGGGTCAGGGGCGACCACCTTCGGGGTGCCCACCAGCCCGGGCGTGCCGGCCGATTTCGCCAAGCACACCCTTACCATCCCCTACAACGATCTCGAGGCCCTGGAGCGGGTGGTCCGCGACAACCCGGACCAGATCGCCTGCCTGATCGTGGAGCCGGTGCCGGGGAACATGGGCTGCATCCCGCCGGCGCCCGGGTACCTGGAGGGCCTGCGGGAGATCACGGCCCGGGAGGGGATCGTGCTCATCTTCGACGAGGTGATGAGCGGGTTTCGGGTGGCCCTGGGCGGCGCCCAGCAGCGGTTCGGGGTGACCCCCGACCTCACGACCCTGGGCAAGATCATCGGCGGCGGCCTACCGGTGGGGGCGTACGGCGGCCGGCGCGAGATCATGGAGAAGGTGGCGCCGGTGGGGCCGGTGTACCAGGCGGGAACCCTGTCGGGGAACCCTCTGGCCATGACCGCCGGCCTGACCACCCTGCGACTCCTGCGCCGGCCCGGGGTGTACGAGGCCTTGGAGGAGAAGTCGGCCCGCCTCTGCGACGGCATGGCCGAGGTGTTCTCTCGCCGAGGGGTGCCGGCGTTCCACACCCGGGTCGGGTCGATGTTCACCACCTTCTTCCAGAAGGGGCCGGTCCGCGACTACGCCTCGGCCCTGCAGAGCGACACCGAGGCGTTCGGCCGGTTCTTCCGGGGGATGCTGGAGCGGGGGGTGAACCTGGCGCCCAGCCAGTTCGAGGCGGGGTTCATGAGCCTGGCCCATACGGACGACGACATCGCCCGGACCGTGGAGGCGGCGGACGAGGTGCTGGCCGGGTTCTAG
- a CDS encoding ATP synthase F0 subunit C, with translation MLKRIWTIAPMAFMAVAMAAPAFAAEAGAEGAENLALRGLLALSAGFAIAIAAAFGALGQSKGLAAALEGIARNPAASGKLVTPMIIGLAMIESLVIYALVIALMIVLKL, from the coding sequence ATGCTCAAGCGGATCTGGACCATCGCACCCATGGCCTTCATGGCCGTCGCCATGGCCGCCCCGGCGTTCGCTGCCGAGGCCGGCGCCGAGGGCGCCGAGAACCTGGCCCTGCGCGGGCTGCTGGCCCTGTCGGCCGGCTTCGCCATCGCCATCGCCGCCGCGTTCGGCGCCCTGGGTCAGTCCAAGGGTCTTGCGGCCGCCCTGGAGGGCATCGCCCGCAACCCCGCCGCCAGCGGGAAGCTGGTGACCCCGATGATCATCGGCCTCGCCATGATCGAGTCGCTGGTGATCTACGCCCTGGTCATCGCGCTGATGATCGTGCTGAAGCTGTAG
- the fbp gene encoding class 1 fructose-bisphosphatase, with amino-acid sequence MDGRGLGVTLTRHIWEEQQIHPEATGEFSDILNQVAWAAKVISREVNKAGLVDLLGYTGERNVQGEEVLKLDRYANEVWMSVLRHSGHFCILASEELAEPVVFPPKWRKAKYAIAIDPLDGSSNIDVNVSIGSIFAIHRRVSEGDEGTPDDLLQPGRRLAAAGYVVYGSSTILVLSTGNGVHGFTLDPSVGEFLKSHPDIRIPARGKTYSVNEGNFPYWSEGVRRFVAHMKEKDSSSGRPYGARYIGSMVADMHRTLLKGGIFMYPADTKDPRKPHGKLRLLYECAPMAFLCEQAGGAASTGQGPVLDVVPESLHQRVPFFAGSVENVREAEEFIAQYDGSA; translated from the coding sequence ATGGACGGAAGGGGTTTGGGCGTCACCCTGACGCGCCACATCTGGGAGGAGCAGCAGATCCACCCGGAGGCCACCGGCGAGTTCAGCGACATCCTGAACCAGGTCGCGTGGGCGGCCAAGGTGATCTCCCGCGAGGTCAACAAGGCCGGGCTGGTGGACCTCCTGGGCTACACCGGCGAGCGCAACGTGCAGGGCGAGGAGGTGCTGAAGCTGGACCGGTACGCCAACGAGGTGTGGATGTCGGTGCTTCGGCACAGCGGCCACTTCTGCATCCTCGCCAGCGAGGAGCTTGCCGAGCCGGTGGTGTTCCCGCCCAAGTGGCGGAAGGCCAAGTACGCCATCGCCATCGACCCGCTGGACGGATCTTCGAACATCGACGTGAACGTGAGCATCGGGTCGATCTTCGCCATCCACCGCCGGGTGTCCGAGGGGGACGAGGGCACCCCCGACGACCTCCTCCAGCCGGGTCGGCGCCTGGCCGCGGCCGGGTACGTGGTGTACGGCAGCTCCACCATCCTGGTGCTCAGCACGGGCAACGGCGTGCACGGCTTCACCCTGGACCCGTCGGTGGGCGAGTTCCTGAAGAGCCACCCGGACATCCGGATCCCGGCCCGGGGCAAGACCTACTCGGTGAACGAGGGGAACTTCCCCTACTGGTCGGAGGGCGTGCGGCGGTTCGTGGCGCACATGAAGGAGAAGGACTCCTCCTCTGGTCGGCCCTACGGGGCCCGGTACATCGGGTCGATGGTGGCGGACATGCACCGGACCCTTCTCAAGGGCGGCATCTTCATGTACCCGGCCGACACGAAGGACCCGCGCAAACCCCACGGAAAGCTGCGGCTCCTGTACGAGTGCGCGCCCATGGCGTTCCTGTGCGAGCAGGCCGGCGGGGCCGCCAGCACCGGTCAAGGGCCCGTGCTGGACGTGGTGCCCGAGTCGCTCCACCAGAGGGTGCCGTTCTTCGCGGGCTCGGTCGAGAACGTGCGGGAGGCCGAGGAGTTCATCGCCCAATACGACGGGAGCGCCTGA
- the atpB gene encoding F0F1 ATP synthase subunit A, whose protein sequence is MAAEGSHDIYWSSLIPGLKQLEQRFLNPSNGEPALHVSNAILVVLIILTLAFIARSKIKDRIERDEDLIPEAGLTIRNVMELMVSGILKIMEDSMGHVAPRFLYLVGSLAFFILFSNLSGLVPGFAPPTDNLNTTLACALVVFVAYNLYGFKEHGLAYLKHFMGPFWWLAWLMIPIEIISHLARPMSLSLRLFGNIMGDHKVGAIFFMLVPLAVPVFTLVLGLFVSFVQTFVFMLLTMVYLSGAIEHAEH, encoded by the coding sequence ATGGCCGCGGAAGGGTCCCACGACATCTACTGGAGTTCCCTGATCCCCGGGTTGAAGCAGCTGGAGCAGCGGTTCCTCAACCCGTCCAACGGGGAGCCCGCGCTCCACGTGTCCAACGCGATCCTGGTCGTGCTCATCATTCTGACCCTGGCGTTCATCGCCCGGTCGAAGATCAAGGACCGGATCGAGCGGGACGAGGACCTGATCCCGGAGGCGGGGCTGACGATTCGCAACGTCATGGAGCTCATGGTCTCGGGCATTTTGAAAATCATGGAGGACTCCATGGGCCACGTGGCCCCGCGGTTCCTGTACCTGGTGGGGTCGTTGGCGTTCTTCATCCTGTTCTCCAACCTCTCCGGGCTGGTTCCCGGCTTCGCACCGCCCACCGACAACCTCAACACGACCCTGGCCTGCGCTCTGGTGGTGTTCGTGGCCTATAACCTGTACGGGTTCAAGGAGCACGGGCTCGCGTACCTGAAGCACTTCATGGGGCCGTTCTGGTGGCTCGCCTGGCTCATGATCCCCATCGAGATCATCTCGCACCTGGCCCGGCCCATGAGCCTGAGCCTTCGTCTGTTCGGGAACATCATGGGGGACCACAAGGTGGGCGCCATCTTCTTCATGCTGGTGCCTTTGGCCGTGCCGGTGTTCACGCTGGTGCTGGGCCTGTTCGTGTCGTTCGTGCAGACCTTCGTGTTCATGCTGCTCACCATGGTGTACCTGTCGGGCGCCATCGAGCACGCGGAACATTAA
- a CDS encoding AtpZ/AtpI family protein, which translates to MKAPRRETVRLITHVSAGTLELGMSVAIGAGIGYALDSWLGTDPWMTLLWLVAGVIAGFRSLIRVLQSLERAEGQKEDDGNAP; encoded by the coding sequence ATGAAGGCGCCTCGGCGCGAGACCGTCCGGTTGATCACCCACGTCAGCGCCGGCACCCTGGAGTTGGGGATGTCGGTGGCGATCGGGGCGGGAATCGGGTACGCCCTGGACTCCTGGCTCGGCACCGACCCGTGGATGACGCTCCTTTGGCTCGTCGCCGGGGTGATCGCCGGTTTCCGGAGCCTCATCCGGGTGCTCCAGAGCCTGGAACGGGCCGAGGGGCAGAAGGAAGACGATGGAAACGCCCCCTGA
- the xth gene encoding exodeoxyribonuclease III, whose amino-acid sequence MANTIARGMQARARACSTRPASASTTRRPFPLIEDPDPMLLATWNVNSVRARLDHVLRYWERRRPDVLCLQEIKVEDPAFPRESFEERGLHLAVAGQKGYHGVAVVSSLPLEDPVVGFPHLPPDHPLNRERRLLAVTAAGVRVLSVYVPNGEAVGSEKFEAKLRFFEELGRYLDQQLAQNPAVVLAGDFNVAPEARDVYDPEAWEGRVLFSVPEREALEALKGRGLVDCFRQLHPEDGNRYTWWDYRGGAFWKNEGLRIDHILANPALADRCEECDVDLSPRRWKRPSDHAPVWARFRLDPADRPRRGNT is encoded by the coding sequence ATGGCTAACACGATCGCCCGGGGGATGCAAGCCCGAGCCCGGGCTTGTTCGACCCGGCCCGCGTCTGCTAGTACTACTCGCCGGCCTTTTCCCTTGATCGAGGATCCGGACCCCATGCTCCTGGCCACCTGGAACGTGAACTCCGTGCGGGCCCGGCTGGACCACGTGCTCCGGTACTGGGAGCGGCGCCGACCGGACGTGCTGTGCCTGCAGGAGATCAAGGTGGAGGACCCCGCGTTTCCCCGGGAGTCGTTCGAGGAGCGCGGGCTCCACCTGGCCGTGGCCGGGCAGAAGGGATACCACGGCGTGGCCGTGGTGTCCTCCCTCCCCCTGGAGGATCCGGTGGTGGGGTTTCCTCACCTGCCTCCGGATCACCCGCTGAACCGGGAACGGCGGCTGCTGGCCGTGACGGCGGCGGGAGTGCGGGTCCTTTCCGTCTACGTCCCCAACGGCGAGGCGGTGGGATCCGAGAAGTTCGAGGCGAAGCTCCGGTTCTTCGAGGAGCTGGGAAGGTACCTGGACCAGCAGCTCGCCCAGAACCCAGCCGTGGTCCTGGCGGGGGACTTCAATGTGGCCCCGGAGGCGCGCGACGTCTATGATCCGGAGGCATGGGAGGGTCGGGTCCTGTTCTCGGTTCCGGAACGGGAGGCCTTGGAGGCGCTCAAAGGCCGTGGATTGGTGGACTGTTTCAGGCAACTGCACCCGGAAGACGGGAACCGATACACCTGGTGGGACTACCGCGGGGGCGCGTTTTGGAAGAACGAGGGGCTGCGGATCGACCACATCCTGGCGAACCCGGCCCTGGCCGATCGGTGCGAGGAGTGCGACGTGGACCTGTCGCCCCGCCGCTGGAAGCGGCCGTCGGACCACGCCCCGGTGTGGGCCCGGTTTCGCCTCGACCCGGCCGACAGGCCGCGCAGAGGGAACACCTAG
- a CDS encoding NAD(P)/FAD-dependent oxidoreductase has product MRHVIVGASAAGLAAAEAVCSVDPSAEVTLLTEEPYSPYCRPLISYALAGEVPHTLYDLPFRCADRVRFRTSARVLRVDPEGKQVFLEEGDPLPYDRLLLATGAVPRPLGLAGEEAANVFGFRTRGDAEAIDREIRAGARTTLVLGGGLVGVKAAHALAARSLDVTLCIGSEAPLSRVVNPEAGRRVAEALEDEGVSVRTGYRPSALVGGEDGRVTAVRFDPPGEALPCDLVVRGKGVRPRAELAEALGIGGPAGIPVDGRLRTPAPDIWAAGDVARTFDVAWRAPRLNAIWPAAVEQGIVAGRNMAGGHEAYPGSLAMNSIKVGRLHLVSAGITRPPEGPYAVREIWDPAGGYRRVVLRDGVLVGAVVVGTDGRPGPDRTGLLIAAIRRGARVADLPFDPLVDRISWSGFAFGREAVTGGRRGPAAALPTGDPVGKEVFR; this is encoded by the coding sequence ATGCGCCATGTGATCGTGGGAGCCAGCGCCGCCGGCCTGGCTGCGGCCGAGGCCGTCTGCTCGGTGGACCCCTCGGCCGAAGTCACCCTGCTCACCGAGGAACCCTACTCCCCCTACTGCCGGCCCTTGATCTCGTACGCCCTGGCCGGTGAGGTCCCCCACACCCTGTACGACCTGCCGTTCCGCTGCGCCGACCGCGTCCGGTTCCGGACCTCGGCCCGGGTGCTCCGCGTGGACCCCGAGGGAAAACAGGTGTTCCTGGAGGAGGGGGATCCCCTCCCCTACGACCGGCTGCTGTTGGCCACGGGCGCCGTGCCCCGCCCCCTGGGCCTGGCCGGGGAAGAGGCGGCCAACGTGTTCGGGTTCCGGACCCGGGGGGACGCCGAGGCCATCGACCGGGAGATCCGCGCGGGGGCCCGCACGACCCTGGTGCTTGGCGGAGGCCTCGTGGGGGTGAAGGCGGCCCATGCCCTGGCCGCCCGGAGCCTGGACGTGACCCTCTGCATCGGGTCGGAGGCTCCCCTGTCCCGGGTGGTCAATCCCGAGGCGGGCCGGCGGGTGGCCGAGGCCCTGGAGGACGAGGGGGTCTCGGTCCGCACCGGATACCGCCCCTCCGCCTTGGTGGGGGGGGAAGACGGCCGCGTCACGGCGGTGCGGTTCGACCCGCCCGGCGAGGCCTTGCCGTGCGACCTGGTGGTGCGGGGCAAGGGGGTGCGACCCCGCGCCGAGCTGGCCGAGGCCCTGGGCATCGGAGGCCCGGCCGGGATCCCGGTGGACGGCCGGTTGCGCACCCCGGCCCCCGACATCTGGGCCGCTGGGGACGTGGCCCGCACCTTCGACGTGGCGTGGCGGGCCCCCCGGCTGAACGCGATCTGGCCGGCGGCCGTGGAGCAAGGGATCGTGGCCGGCCGGAACATGGCAGGCGGCCACGAGGCATACCCGGGCAGTCTGGCCATGAACTCGATCAAGGTGGGCCGCCTCCACCTCGTCAGCGCGGGCATCACACGTCCGCCGGAGGGCCCGTACGCGGTGCGGGAGATCTGGGACCCGGCCGGCGGTTATCGCCGGGTGGTCCTGCGGGACGGCGTGCTGGTGGGGGCGGTGGTGGTCGGCACCGACGGCCGCCCAGGACCGGACCGGACCGGTCTGCTGATCGCGGCCATCCGACGGGGAGCCCGGGTCGCGGACCTCCCCTTCGACCCCCTGGTAGACCGAATCTCGTGGAGCGGGTTCGCGTTCGGCCGGGAGGCGGTGACCGGGGGGCGGCGGGGACCGGCCGCCGCACTGCCGACAGGCGATCCCGTAGGCAAGGAGGTGTTCCGATGA
- a CDS encoding HAD-IA family hydrolase: MDIQAVSFDAGNTLIRPRTSVGEVYADAARRHGVPADGAALDRRFREVFDRRRSEFLPAVSRPHSPGRERAFWRTLVAEVFRLEGLWEGAAHVFEAIFHELYEAFARPDPWEVFPDVVPCLDALQAKGVPVVVVSNWDSRLHEILRGLGLRDRFRFVLVSAEFGAEKPDPAIFHEAARRLGTAPDRMLHVGDLYREDVLGARAAGMVGALVDRRGDGPQARVRFRDLREVPGYLG, translated from the coding sequence ATGGACATCCAGGCCGTATCGTTCGACGCCGGAAACACCCTGATCCGGCCTCGCACCTCGGTGGGCGAGGTGTATGCGGACGCGGCTCGGCGACACGGCGTGCCGGCCGACGGGGCCGCCCTGGACCGCAGGTTCCGGGAGGTGTTCGACCGGCGTCGCTCCGAGTTCCTGCCGGCCGTGTCCCGGCCCCACTCCCCGGGCCGGGAGCGGGCGTTCTGGCGAACCCTGGTGGCCGAGGTGTTCCGGTTGGAGGGGCTGTGGGAGGGGGCGGCCCACGTGTTCGAGGCGATCTTCCACGAGCTGTACGAGGCGTTCGCCCGGCCGGACCCCTGGGAGGTGTTCCCCGACGTGGTGCCGTGCCTGGACGCCTTGCAGGCGAAAGGGGTGCCCGTGGTCGTGGTGTCCAACTGGGACAGCCGGTTGCACGAGATCCTCCGCGGCCTGGGGCTGCGGGACCGGTTCCGGTTCGTCCTGGTCTCGGCCGAGTTCGGGGCCGAGAAGCCCGACCCCGCCATCTTCCACGAGGCGGCCCGCCGGCTCGGCACGGCTCCGGACCGAATGCTCCACGTGGGCGACCTGTATCGCGAGGACGTGCTCGGCGCCCGGGCCGCCGGCATGGTGGGGGCCTTGGTGGACCGGCGGGGGGACGGCCCCCAGGCTCGGGTTCGGTTCCGTGACCTGCGGGAGGTGCCGGGGTATCTGGGATGA
- a CDS encoding tRNA1(Val) (adenine(37)-N6)-methyltransferase, with the protein MPRGDRGDPDLQPGPGETLDCLSGHWKIFQLRRGHRYSTDDLLTAWYAVEACRRAGAQPRRILDLGCGIGSVGLLVLWRFPGASLVGVEAQAVSAGLARRSVRYNGIGGRAEIRVGDFRDPGVFRPGERFDLVTGSPPYLVPGEGRRSSLPQRGPCRFEDRGGARDYLGTASARLAAGGIVAWVHATRYRDENVAAAVEAGLGRIVVRPVVFREGRESLISLFYASQNPARSVEDEPALVIRRADGGWSDEYRRVRAEMGFPA; encoded by the coding sequence GTGCCGCGGGGGGATCGGGGGGATCCGGACCTCCAGCCGGGCCCCGGCGAGACCCTGGACTGTCTGTCGGGTCACTGGAAGATCTTCCAGCTGCGGCGAGGGCACCGGTACTCCACCGACGACCTGCTCACGGCCTGGTACGCCGTGGAGGCCTGCCGGCGGGCCGGGGCGCAACCCCGGCGGATCCTGGACCTGGGGTGCGGGATCGGCTCGGTGGGGCTCCTGGTGCTGTGGAGGTTCCCCGGGGCGTCGCTCGTGGGGGTGGAGGCCCAGGCGGTGAGCGCGGGGTTGGCCCGGCGGTCGGTCCGGTACAACGGGATCGGGGGCAGGGCGGAGATCCGGGTGGGCGACTTCCGGGACCCGGGGGTGTTTCGGCCAGGGGAGAGGTTCGACCTGGTGACCGGCAGCCCCCCCTACCTCGTGCCGGGAGAGGGGCGCCGGAGCTCGCTCCCCCAGCGGGGACCCTGCCGGTTCGAGGACCGCGGGGGAGCCCGGGACTACCTCGGGACGGCCTCGGCGCGGCTGGCTGCCGGGGGGATCGTGGCATGGGTTCACGCCACGCGGTACCGGGACGAGAACGTGGCCGCAGCGGTCGAGGCCGGGCTGGGGCGGATCGTGGTGCGGCCGGTGGTGTTCCGGGAAGGGCGGGAGAGCCTGATCAGCTTGTTCTATGCATCACAAAACCCCGCCCGCTCCGTCGAAGACGAGCCGGCCCTGGTGATCCGCCGGGCGGACGGGGGGTGGTCGGACGAGTATCGCAGGGTCCGTGCGGAGATGGGATTTCCCGCCTGA
- a CDS encoding IS701 family transposase, which produces MEHDLDRFTARYRSHFTSRTRSCVKAAEAYFAGLAQARKRNMERIAEVVPDADDQRLQHFVSYSPWDHREVIDHVARDADRLLGGSPNTCLIVDESGFPKKGDRSVGVARQWCGRLGKVENCQVGVFAALARDGEVTLTDARLYLPKAWAEDSARCKRAKVPEAERGYRTKPELALEMVRHARRLGVEFAWVGADSFYGADPKFLRGLDADGEVFVVDVKASQRIYLEDPRPQVPPRRSARGRAPQRPRAQGPEPIRVDAWVRNQPGEAWRRLSYRDSTKGPLWVEVLHRRVWVWDGRESKAHCWHLIVRRSVRNPGEIKYTLSNAPEQTSVRRLAYMQGQRYWVERSLQEAKSEVGMAEYQVRLWQGWHHHMAMVLMALLFLLEARRKHRGAFPLLSARDVREVLSVLLPRANATLEDALAQMARRHRRRASAMASHTRKANQSQAL; this is translated from the coding sequence TTGGAGCACGACCTGGATCGGTTCACAGCACGCTACCGATCGCATTTCACCTCTCGTACCCGCTCGTGCGTGAAGGCCGCCGAGGCGTATTTTGCCGGCTTGGCGCAAGCCCGGAAGCGAAACATGGAGCGCATCGCAGAAGTCGTTCCGGACGCCGACGACCAACGCCTGCAGCATTTTGTGTCGTACTCCCCGTGGGATCACCGCGAGGTGATCGACCATGTGGCCCGTGACGCCGACCGGTTGTTGGGAGGCTCCCCCAACACGTGTCTGATCGTGGACGAAAGTGGGTTCCCCAAGAAGGGCGACCGATCGGTTGGCGTTGCGCGCCAGTGGTGTGGGCGCCTGGGCAAGGTGGAGAACTGCCAGGTGGGCGTGTTTGCCGCCCTGGCCCGCGACGGGGAGGTGACGCTCACCGATGCACGGCTGTACCTGCCGAAGGCGTGGGCCGAGGATTCGGCCCGGTGCAAGCGGGCGAAGGTTCCGGAAGCCGAGCGGGGGTATCGCACCAAACCGGAACTGGCCTTGGAGATGGTTCGGCACGCCCGGCGCCTGGGGGTGGAGTTCGCCTGGGTGGGGGCAGATTCGTTCTACGGGGCCGACCCGAAGTTCCTGCGGGGGTTGGACGCCGACGGGGAAGTGTTCGTGGTGGATGTGAAGGCGTCCCAGCGGATCTACCTGGAGGATCCTCGGCCCCAGGTACCCCCGCGGCGCAGTGCGCGTGGGAGAGCGCCCCAACGGCCTCGGGCGCAGGGGCCGGAACCGATCCGGGTGGATGCGTGGGTGCGCAACCAACCGGGGGAGGCCTGGCGGCGTTTGTCGTATCGGGACTCCACGAAGGGCCCACTGTGGGTGGAGGTGCTTCACCGCAGAGTGTGGGTGTGGGACGGGCGGGAGTCCAAGGCCCACTGCTGGCACCTGATTGTGCGGCGCTCGGTGCGCAACCCGGGGGAGATCAAGTACACGCTGAGCAACGCGCCGGAGCAGACGTCGGTGCGGCGATTGGCGTACATGCAGGGGCAGCGCTATTGGGTGGAGCGAAGCCTGCAGGAGGCCAAGAGCGAAGTGGGCATGGCCGAGTATCAGGTGCGGTTGTGGCAGGGGTGGCATCACCACATGGCGATGGTGCTGATGGCGTTGTTGTTCTTGTTGGAGGCACGCCGAAAGCATCGTGGTGCGTTCCCCTTGTTGAGCGCGCGCGACGTGCGGGAAGTGCTCAGCGTTTTGCTGCCGCGCGCGAACGCGACACTGGAAGACGCCTTGGCGCAGATGGCCCGACGTCACCGGCGAAGGGCATCCGCGATGGCATCGCACACCAGAAAAGCCAATCAAAGCCAAGCGTTATGA